GAGGAGGTCGTTTCCGCCGCCCCCCTCCAGCGTGTCCTGATCGTAGCCGCCGCGGATGCTGTCGTCGCCGTCGCCCCCCTCGAGGAGGTCGTCGTCGAAGCCGCCGTGGATGGAGTCGTTGCCGGCCTCACCGAGGATCGTGTCGTCCGCGTAGCTGCCGATCGCCGAATCGTTGCCGTTGCCAAGCCGGATGTCGTCGTCGCCGTAGGTGCCGTGGACCGAGTCGTCACCATCGCGCGAGCGGATCGTGTCGTCGCCCGCCCCTGCGAAGATGGTGTCGTTGCCCGAGCCGGTGGTGATGCTCTCCGCACCGTCGCCGCCGACGAAGTCCACGGCCGCCGTCCCCTCGTAGGCGAAGCCCTCGAAGCCGGAGACGAGGGAGCGGATCCGGTCGACCTCCATCCGGCCCGTGACGTAGTCGACCTCGATGGTTGCGGTCGTACCGGTCTCGAGGAGCAGCGTGTCCCGTCCGCCGCTGCCGTCGTAGCGCTCGCCGGCCTTCGGATCGTCGGCGACGATGACGTTGTCCGCCGCATCGCCGATCGGCCCCGGGATGACCTCGGCGTCCTCATCCATGGCGTGGTACGCCTCCCGAGCGCCGGCGGCGCGCGGACCCGGGCGGTCGCTCCGGGCGGTTCGCGGAAATGGAGATGCGTGATCGCACCCGGGTGCAGCGTCCTCTCATGGACGCGCATCAGACCACATCACCCTAAGATTGAAAAGAACCAGTATCGCAACTTTTCGGTGGGTCGGCCGCGCATGCCGGATGCGCCCTCCGCCGCAAACGAAAAGGCGGCGGCCCCGGGGGACCGCCGCCTGAAACGTGGAGCTGAGATGCCGCCCGAAGGCCGTGCGGTCAGCGACCGTCCGGGGTCTTGGCGCCGTACCACTTGTTGCGGACGGCGTCGGTGTGCTCCTCGGGACGGTAGTTGTCGACGTTGATGCCGAGCGAGGCGACGTTGAGGCGGCCGACGTTGGACAGGAGCTGGAACGCGGCCGCGTCCTTGTCGCGCTGCGCCTGCACCAGCGTGATCTGCGCGCTGATGAGGTCGCGCTGCGAGTCCAGAACGTCGAGCGTGGTGCGCTGGCCGACCCGCTGCTCCTCGATGACGCCTTCGAGGGCGAGCTGGGCGGAGAACACGCCGGTCTGTGCGTCGAAGATCGAGCGGACCGAGGCCTGGTAGGCCGACCAGGACGTGGCGACCGACTGGCGCACGATGTTGCGGTTGAGGTCGACCTGGATGCGCGCCGCGCCCAGGTTCTCCTTCGCCTGACGCACCTGCGCCGACACCTGGCCGCGCTGGTACAGCGGGATCGTCAGGTTGAGGCCGAAGCGGGCGTCGTCGGTGCGGTCGGCGAGGCCGACCGTGTCCACCGTCGAGCTCGCCGACGCGGTGGCCGACAGGCTCGGCAGGAACTGGCCTTCCAGCGCTGCCACGTTGAAGATGTTCACGTCGACGTTGAACAGCGAGGCCATGATCGCCGGGTGCCCCTGCTGGCCGGTGTTCAGCGCGGCGGCGAGGTCCTTCGGCAGCAGCCGCTCGACGTTGAAGTTGTCACGCAGGTTGTTGGCGACGAGGTTCGTCTGGCGCTGGTAGGTCGCCCGGGCCGCCTCGTAGTTCGCCTCGGAGGCGTTCAGCAGCGACTGCGACTCGGCGCGCCGGGCCTCGGCCTGCGAGACGTCCGTGCGGGTCCCCTCGCCGACCTCGAAGCGGTCGCGCGCCGCGCGGACCTGCTCGCCGAGGAACTCGACGTCGTTGCGGCGCAGGTTCACGATCTGGCGGTAGAGGATCACGTCGAGGAACGCGACCGCCGAGTTGAGGAGGATGTCCTGCTCGGTCACCTGCAGGTCCGCCCGCTGCGCCTGAACCGACGACTCGGCCTGCCGGATCGTGTTGCGGACCTGGAAGCCCTGGAAGATCGGCTGCTGGAGCTGCAGCGCGAACTCCACCTGGTTGTTGGATGTGTAGCCGCGCACGGCGCGAGCGCCATACACCTGCGTCGCCGAGGTCAGATAGGAAATGGACGCCTGCACGAGCGGCCGGTTCTGGGACCGGGCGATCGCGATATCCTCGTCCACGGCCCTGAGCTGGGCTCGCGCCACATTCAGCTGCGGGTTGGTCGAGTATGCTGACGCCAGGGATTCCGTCATCGTCTGAGACGACGCCGGGTTCCCCCAGACGGCCAGTGCGACCGCGGCCAAGGCTGAAACTCGGATACGACTTGGCATGCTCACGCCCTCTAGGAACCAGAGCATGTTTTAAGTGCAGGTCAATTCCTTGAGCCAGACCCCAGTTCCCCCCGACAGGGTCAGAACCATCAGGCCATCAGCGTGTGCGTCTTTCCTGCAACGACACATGAACCATACATGAAGGTCGCCGAGGATTGTCCACAGAGCGCAACGATCAGAGGTGGAACCGTGTCCGATCCGCCGTCTCCCGTCGACCGCGCCGCGGCGGTCAGAAGACGAACGCGGGCTCGGCCTTGAACCCGGGGAGAATCGTCGCCGCCGCGTTGATGCTGTAGCGCATCGAAACGCCGTGCTCGCCCTTGGCGAAGATCTGCACGCGGCCCGCCAGTCCCTCGCCGTGGATCGCGACGAGGCGGCCTCCGACCTTGAGCTGCTCGATGAGCTTGACCGGCTCCACGAGGATGGCACCGTCGACGAAGATCACGTCGTACGGCGCTTCCTTCGGCCAGCCCTCCTCGAGCGGACCGGTCACGACGACCACGTTGGAGACGTCCTCCTCGAGGTCGGCGGTGGCCCTGTCGGCGAGCTCCTCCTCGCACTCCAGCGCGATCACGGAGCCGGCGAGCTGTCCAAGGATCGCCGCGGTGTAGCCGAGGCCGGCGCCGACCAGCAGCACCACGTCGTCCTCGACCGGCTGGGCGGTCTGGATCATGCGCGCCAGGATCGCCGGTCGCGTCATGGTGCGGACCGGGCGGCCGATGGCGTCACGCTGGATCGGGAGGGCCTCGTCGGAATACGCGATGGCGCGCAGCTCGCCCGGCACGAACTTCTCGCGCTGGATCGAGAGGAACGCGTCCTGGATCCGGTGGTCTGTGACGTCGAACGTACGCAGCTGGTTGTTGACCATCCGAGTGCGCAGAATCGCCTCGTCACCCATCGTCGTTCTCCTCACGGGTCAATACCCGCGTCGTTGGGCGCACCGGCGAAGCCACCACCGCGCCGGTCAAGCTGGAGGCGACGGCCGGAATCGAACCGGCGTACACGGATTTGCAGTCCGCTGCGTAACCACTCCGCCACGTCGCCGCAGCCGGTTCGATACGCGAAAGCCCGGTGGACGGCAAGCCTGACATGTGCCCTCCTTACTTCACCCACAAGTACGACACCCCGGTGTTGCTGGCATGCGGCGGACTTGCCGGGGTAAGCACGCGTGCGAAACGAGCGTTCAAAGGTCCGATGGCGAAATTGATCCTCATCCTGATGGCAGCGCTGCTCGCGGTCGGTGAAGCGCAAGGCGCGCCGCAGGTGAGCGACCTCGTCTCCAGCGAGGCCCGCCTCAGCGCGAACGTGCGCGAGGACTGGCAGACCGGATCGGTTGTCGACGTGACGATGTCCGTCACCGAACCGGTCGACGGCTGGACCGTCGAGCTCGACGCCGGCGGCAGCATCGTGAACATCTGGAACGCGGTCGTGATGTCGCAGCGGGGGACGCGCTACGTGCTGGGTCCGGCGAGCTACAACCACCAGATCCGCGCCGGGACCAGCATCGAGTTCGGGATGGAGATCGACGGCGGCGGCGCCTTCTCGCTGGTCACCGCCGAGGTCAAGCTCGCCGCGGACGTTGCGGGCCAGGCCGCCGATGCCGCCATCGCCCCCCCGCCTCCGCCGCCGGGCACGGCGATCCCGACGCCGGGCGGCCAGCGGGCGCCGGCGGCACCCGCGGCGCCCGCCACCACCGCCGTCCCGGCTCAGGCCGTCGGCCTCGGCGTCTCCAATCCCACCGTCGCCGAGCCGCCGGGCGCCGCGCTCCAGCTCGCCGCCTTCGCGCCCGGGCCGTTCTCCGTCCGCGGCACGCGCATCGTCGATTCCGGCGGTCGCCCGGTCGAGATCCACGGCATCAACTGGTTCGGCTTCGAGACCGAGATCTACGTCCCCCACGGGCTCTGGGCACGCAACTGGCGCGACATGATGGACGAGGTGCGCTCGCTCGGCTTCAACACGCTGCGCATCCCCTTCTCGGGCGAGCTGGTCGCCACCGGCGGCGACGTCTCGGGCATCGACTTCGCCCTCAACCCGGACCTCGCCGGCCTCAACGGCATCCAGATCCTCGACCTCATCGTCGACTACGCCGACACCATCGGCCTCAGGGTCCTGCTCGACTATCACCGCGGCAAGCCGGGCGGCGGGCCGAACGACAACGGCCTCTGGTACGGCGACGGCCGCACCGAGGCCGACGTCATCGCCGAGTGGCAGGCCATGGCCGAGCGGTACCGCGACAAGCCGGCGGTGATCGGCGCCGACCTCATGAACGAGCCGCACATGGCCACCTGGGGGGACGGCTCGGCCACCGACTGGGGCGCGGCGGCGGGGCGCATCGGCAACGCCGTCCTCGAGGTGGCGCCGGACTGGCTCGTCATCGTCGAGGGCACCGCGGTCTACGACGGCGACACCTACTGGTGGGGCGGGAACCTGCAGGGCGTGCGCGACCATCCGGTCCGCCTCAGCGCGCCGGACAAGCTGGTCTACTCGATCCACGACTACCCGCCGTCGGTCTACGAGCAGCCCTGGTTCAGCGACGGGCGCCCCCTAAGGGAGGTGTGGGACAAGAACTGGGGCTACATCGTCAGGGACGGCATCGGGCCGGTGCTGATCGGCGAATGGGGCAGCTTCCTCGAGACCCACGCCGACCTCACCTGGGCGGCCGAGCTCTCCGACTACATCACGTCGCTCGGCGTTCCGTGGTTCTGGTGGTCGCTGAACCCCAATTCCGGCGACACCGGCGGCCTCCTCGCGGACGACTGGACCACGGTGCGGCCAGAGGTGATCCGCGTCCTCCAGCCGTTCCTCGCCACCAGCCGCCCGCCGGTCCCGCTCGCCGCGAGCGCGACGAACGCCGGCGCGGTGTTCGCGGTCACGCTGGACGCGCCGGCGGCGGAGAGCGTCGCGGTCAGGTTCGCGACGGTCGACGGCACGGCGACGGCCGGCAGGGACTACGTCGCCACCGCCGGCACCCTGACGTTCGATCCCGGCGAGACGCGCAAATCGGTCTCCGTTCCGATCCTGCCGGACGGCGGCGCCGGGGGCGACACGCACTTCTACCTCGTCGTCGGCGACGCCAGCGGCTCGCGCGCCTCCGGCACCGCGATCATCACCGGCGACTAGCGCGCGCCGGGCCGCCGCGCCGACCGGCGGCGCATGGAACGGAGCGGTCGCCCCCGGGTGCGTCAATCAATTTCGGTTTCATCGAATACCCGGAGATATCCTGCACAATCGGCAGTCTGGCGAGGCGCAGCCCGGCCTCGCTGTCCAATAACTGCGCAGACGGTGTTGAACGGTTGAGCGACTTGTACGTTGACTGGCCGAAGTGGGCGCCGCCGCGCCCTCTTGGCGCCCGACCGCGCAGACGCCCTGCCGCGGTCCCATTCCTCACGCGGGCCCGCTGGCGCAGGGCCGCAGTCCGGGAGCGTTCCATGAACGTGACGAACACTATCATCACCATCATCATCGTGGCCCTCATCGCGGCAGGTGGCGCCTACTACCTGGGCTACTTCGATGAGACCCCGCTGGAGCAGACGGGCGACGCGATCGAGAACGCGACCGACCGTGCTGGCGACGCGGCCGAAAACGCGGCGGACAGCGCGCAGGAGGCGGCCGACGACGCGGCCGCGGCGACCAACAACTAAGGGCACTTCGCACGCCATCATCAGCGTCGCGCGATCCGTTCGGCCGTGCTAGCGTATTGCTATGCAAGGTATGAACAGCGTCTGTGTTTATTGCGGATCGGCGACAGGCCATGATCCTCGTTTCGCTGCCGCCGCAGACGAGCTGGGCACGGCGCTCGCGCGCGCGTCCATCACGCTCGTCTATGGCGGCGGGTCCCTCGGCCTCATGGGCCGGATTGCACACAGAGTTCTGCAGGAAGGCGGCCGGGTCATCGGCATCATCCCCCGCTTCCTGCACGACCGTGAGGTGATGCTCACGGAGGTCACGGAACTCATCGTCACCGAGGACATGCACGAGCGGAAGCGGCTCATGTTCGAGCACGCGGACGGCTTCGTCGCCCTCCCCGGTGGCATCGGCACGCTGGAGGAGGTCGTCGAGATGATGACCTGGTCCCAGCTCGGCCGGCACGAAAAGCCGATCGTCCTCGCCAACGTGGCGGACTTCTGGGCCCCCCTCAACGCACTCATCCAGCACATGGTGCAGGCCGGCTTCATCCGCCCCGGCTGGGATGTCTCCTACGACGTCGTGGACACGATCTCCGAGGTCGTGCCGGTCCTGGTGGAGCGGCACGACGCCCTCGTGCGCGAGCGCACACCCGAGCAGGCCATGCTGCGCCGCCTCTGAGGCGGCGCCGGCAACCCCGCCCTCCCCCCGCACAACACCGCCCGCGCCACCCCACCGGTTGGACACCGATCCCGCCCGGTTCCCTGCGGCGCGCGCGACACCGCGGATGCCGATCCCGCCCCGGTACCCTGCGGCGCGGCGATCATGCCCGCATCGAGAACCGACCCCGTTCGGACGCCAGAAGGCCGGCACCGCCGGGCCTGTCCACCGGCGTGACCGGGGCGGCGGTCCGCACGCGGCCGGTCCCGCCGGCCGGAAGGGCTCGCGGCACCGGTGCGGATGCGATATCCGAGCGGCATCCGAGAGCCCCCACCCAGAGACCCCCATGCGTGACGAGAACGGCTGGACCGCCTCCGCGGAGGCGTGGATCGCCGACATGAACGGCGACGACGGGGACTGGAGCCGCCAATGCGTCCTCGATGCGCCGATGACGGCGCGCGCGCTCGCCGCACCGGTCGGCCGAATGCTCGACGTCGGCTGCGGCGAGGGGCGGTTCTGCCGGAAGCTGGCGGCGCACGGGATCGCGGCGGTGGGTCTCGACCCGGTGCCGGCCCTGCTGGAGTCCGCCCGCGCGCGGCACCCCGATGGTCCGGGCGGAGCGGGCGCGTACCTGTGCGGCCATGCCGAGGCGCTCCCCTTCGCGGCGAGCAGCTTCGACCTCGTGGTCTCGTACCTGACGCTGATCGACATCGACGATTGCGCCGCGGCGGTCGCGGAGATGAGCCGCGTCCTGACGCCCGGCGGACGGCTGCTGGTCGCGAACCTCGCGCCGCACTTCACCGCCAGCTCCGGCGGGTGGACCGAGGACGCGGAGGGCCATCCGCTATTCTCCATCGACCGGTACTACGAGGCGCGGTCGGAGTGGTTCAGCTGGCGCGGCATCAACGTGCGCAACTGGCACCGGCCGCTGAGCCTCTACATGGAGGCGTTCCTGTCCGCCGGCCTCGCCCTCACCCACTTCGACGAGCCACGTGCGGCCGGCACCGACGAGCGCGCCGTGCGTTACCGGCGCGTCCCCTGGTTCGTGATCATGGAGTGGCGGAAGCCGGCGTGACCGGCGCCGCCGTCAGGTCGCGAGGGACCAGGTGGTCGCGGGCCTGCCGTCGGCGTCCTTGCCGTCCTTGAGGACGACACCCTCGGCCTGGAGCTGATCGCGGATCGCGTCGGCGCGGGCGAAGTCCTTCGCGGCGCGCGCCGCGAGCCGCTCGGCCACCAGCGCGTCGACGTCGAGCGACAGGCCCGCCGCCTTCTCGGCCACGGCCGCGTCGACCGACGCCCGCACCCGGTCGAGGTCGATGCCGAGGAGCATGGCGCTCGCGCCGACGCCGGGCGCCCCGGTCCGCGCCATCTCGCCGAGACGGGCGATGGCGAGCGGGGTGTTGAGGTCGTCGGCGAGGGCGGCCACCACCGCCCCGTCCGCCTCGCCGTCCGCCGAAGGGGCGGCGGCCCAGGCACGCAGCATC
The window above is part of the Acuticoccus sediminis genome. Proteins encoded here:
- a CDS encoding TolC family outer membrane protein, coding for MTESLASAYSTNPQLNVARAQLRAVDEDIAIARSQNRPLVQASISYLTSATQVYGARAVRGYTSNNQVEFALQLQQPIFQGFQVRNTIRQAESSVQAQRADLQVTEQDILLNSAVAFLDVILYRQIVNLRRNDVEFLGEQVRAARDRFEVGEGTRTDVSQAEARRAESQSLLNASEANYEAARATYQRQTNLVANNLRDNFNVERLLPKDLAAALNTGQQGHPAIMASLFNVDVNIFNVAALEGQFLPSLSATASASSTVDTVGLADRTDDARFGLNLTIPLYQRGQVSAQVRQAKENLGAARIQVDLNRNIVRQSVATSWSAYQASVRSIFDAQTGVFSAQLALEGVIEEQRVGQRTTLDVLDSQRDLISAQITLVQAQRDKDAAAFQLLSNVGRLNVASLGINVDNYRPEEHTDAVRNKWYGAKTPDGR
- a CDS encoding protein-L-isoaspartate O-methyltransferase family protein, encoding MGDEAILRTRMVNNQLRTFDVTDHRIQDAFLSIQREKFVPGELRAIAYSDEALPIQRDAIGRPVRTMTRPAILARMIQTAQPVEDDVVLLVGAGLGYTAAILGQLAGSVIALECEEELADRATADLEEDVSNVVVVTGPLEEGWPKEAPYDVIFVDGAILVEPVKLIEQLKVGGRLVAIHGEGLAGRVQIFAKGEHGVSMRYSINAAATILPGFKAEPAFVF
- a CDS encoding cellulase family glycosylhydrolase gives rise to the protein MAKLILILMAALLAVGEAQGAPQVSDLVSSEARLSANVREDWQTGSVVDVTMSVTEPVDGWTVELDAGGSIVNIWNAVVMSQRGTRYVLGPASYNHQIRAGTSIEFGMEIDGGGAFSLVTAEVKLAADVAGQAADAAIAPPPPPPGTAIPTPGGQRAPAAPAAPATTAVPAQAVGLGVSNPTVAEPPGAALQLAAFAPGPFSVRGTRIVDSGGRPVEIHGINWFGFETEIYVPHGLWARNWRDMMDEVRSLGFNTLRIPFSGELVATGGDVSGIDFALNPDLAGLNGIQILDLIVDYADTIGLRVLLDYHRGKPGGGPNDNGLWYGDGRTEADVIAEWQAMAERYRDKPAVIGADLMNEPHMATWGDGSATDWGAAAGRIGNAVLEVAPDWLVIVEGTAVYDGDTYWWGGNLQGVRDHPVRLSAPDKLVYSIHDYPPSVYEQPWFSDGRPLREVWDKNWGYIVRDGIGPVLIGEWGSFLETHADLTWAAELSDYITSLGVPWFWWSLNPNSGDTGGLLADDWTTVRPEVIRVLQPFLATSRPPVPLAASATNAGAVFAVTLDAPAAESVAVRFATVDGTATAGRDYVATAGTLTFDPGETRKSVSVPILPDGGAGGDTHFYLVVGDASGSRASGTAIITGD
- a CDS encoding TIGR00730 family Rossman fold protein; translation: MQGMNSVCVYCGSATGHDPRFAAAADELGTALARASITLVYGGGSLGLMGRIAHRVLQEGGRVIGIIPRFLHDREVMLTEVTELIVTEDMHERKRLMFEHADGFVALPGGIGTLEEVVEMMTWSQLGRHEKPIVLANVADFWAPLNALIQHMVQAGFIRPGWDVSYDVVDTISEVVPVLVERHDALVRERTPEQAMLRRL
- a CDS encoding class I SAM-dependent methyltransferase is translated as MRDENGWTASAEAWIADMNGDDGDWSRQCVLDAPMTARALAAPVGRMLDVGCGEGRFCRKLAAHGIAAVGLDPVPALLESARARHPDGPGGAGAYLCGHAEALPFAASSFDLVVSYLTLIDIDDCAAAVAEMSRVLTPGGRLLVANLAPHFTASSGGWTEDAEGHPLFSIDRYYEARSEWFSWRGINVRNWHRPLSLYMEAFLSAGLALTHFDEPRAAGTDERAVRYRRVPWFVIMEWRKPA